The following are encoded together in the Thermococcus sibiricus MM 739 genome:
- a CDS encoding M20/M25/M40 family metallo-hydrolase: MKAERAKEILVDLLKIPSPSDHEDRLALHIMEFLHKLDYEVHIESDGRVIDLVVNPEADLFFEVHMDTIDIRAEPFVRGNIVYGTGASDVKGGLASVLLMMESLKRGNQNLNVGVVFVSDEEKGGMGSALFMERYKPKMAIVIEPTDLEVHIAHAGNIEAYFEVDGKEAHGACPESGINAIDQTYKMIEELKSLEPFKQKGKYFDAYIGLQELICENPYYLIPALCKGRLEARLLPTQEVEDILDLIEPILEEYTLKYEYTEIWDGYELDEDEEIVQLAKKAMDEVGIEDFGGMRSWTDAINFMYNGTKTIVFGPGNLDISHTKSERIDVRDVVEASEFLKKINEIYGRS; this comes from the coding sequence ATGAAAGCCGAACGGGCAAAAGAAATCTTGGTAGATTTATTAAAAATTCCCTCTCCCTCAGATCATGAAGATCGCCTTGCCTTACATATAATGGAATTCCTTCATAAACTTGACTATGAAGTCCATATAGAGAGTGATGGACGAGTAATTGACCTTGTTGTGAATCCAGAAGCTGATCTTTTTTTTGAAGTGCACATGGATACGATAGATATAAGGGCCGAGCCTTTTGTTAGAGGCAATATAGTTTATGGAACCGGTGCTAGTGATGTTAAAGGAGGCCTAGCAAGTGTACTTCTCATGATGGAGAGCCTCAAGAGAGGAAACCAAAACCTTAATGTTGGTGTTGTATTTGTGAGCGACGAAGAAAAGGGAGGAATGGGTTCAGCATTATTCATGGAGCGCTATAAGCCAAAGATGGCTATCGTAATAGAACCCACTGATCTCGAAGTGCACATAGCCCATGCTGGAAACATAGAAGCATATTTTGAAGTTGATGGAAAAGAGGCCCATGGGGCCTGTCCTGAAAGCGGTATAAATGCCATCGATCAAACTTATAAAATGATAGAAGAACTTAAGAGCCTAGAACCATTTAAACAAAAAGGCAAGTATTTTGATGCTTACATAGGCCTACAGGAGCTTATATGTGAAAACCCCTACTACTTAATTCCTGCTCTCTGTAAAGGGAGATTGGAAGCACGGCTTCTACCAACCCAAGAGGTTGAAGATATTTTAGACCTTATAGAGCCTATTCTGGAAGAATATACACTTAAATATGAATATACTGAGATATGGGACGGTTATGAACTTGATGAAGATGAAGAAATTGTCCAACTTGCGAAAAAGGCGATGGATGAAGTCGGAATTGAAGATTTCGGAGGAATGCGGAGCTGGACAGATGCTATCAACTTTATGTACAATGGGACAAAAACAATAGTCTTTGGACCCGGAAACCTTGATATTTCTCACACAAAAAGCGAGAGGATAGACGTTAGAGATGTTGTGGAGGCAAGTGAATTTCTAAAGAAAATCAACGAAATCTACGGCCGGAGTTAG
- a CDS encoding alpha/beta fold hydrolase produces MKRLYKFFIGVFLFLIILYLIPIPSTGHNVEYIALPESKFIKVCGLKVHYVEKPGEGNLLLLHGFGASTFSWRYLLEGNLSERVVAFDRPGFGLTERKNPKGLLCNPYSPEGAAELTLKLMDEFGMEKATLVGHSAGAGVALLVSIKAPERVEKLILVAPAWGSRNQSTFQKLIFSLPWTEKYFPLILRFSVGRLEGILENAWYNQSKLTEEVWEGYKRPLKAKDWDKGLFWVTKYGEYPNITEELKNLNIPTLIVHCRQDKIVPLESGKKLHQIIPNSQLAIMEECGHLPHEEKPSEFLQILSDFLNE; encoded by the coding sequence ATGAAAAGGCTCTACAAATTTTTTATTGGAGTCTTTCTCTTCTTAATAATCCTCTACTTAATTCCAATACCTAGTACCGGTCACAATGTAGAATATATAGCTCTTCCAGAGAGCAAATTCATTAAAGTGTGTGGGTTAAAGGTTCATTATGTAGAAAAACCAGGTGAGGGGAATTTACTGCTTTTACACGGCTTTGGGGCCAGCACATTTTCCTGGAGATATCTGCTCGAGGGCAATTTAAGTGAGAGAGTTGTTGCTTTTGACAGGCCCGGTTTTGGACTCACGGAAAGAAAAAATCCTAAAGGGCTACTATGTAACCCTTACTCTCCTGAAGGAGCTGCAGAGTTGACTTTAAAACTAATGGATGAATTTGGAATGGAAAAGGCCACCTTAGTTGGCCATTCTGCAGGTGCGGGGGTAGCACTCTTAGTTTCGATTAAAGCCCCTGAAAGAGTTGAAAAATTGATTTTAGTGGCCCCTGCATGGGGATCAAGAAACCAAAGCACTTTTCAAAAACTCATTTTCTCTCTTCCATGGACTGAGAAGTATTTTCCACTAATACTTCGTTTTTCAGTTGGCAGGTTAGAAGGAATCCTTGAGAATGCGTGGTATAACCAGAGCAAACTAACTGAAGAAGTTTGGGAAGGATATAAGAGGCCTTTAAAGGCCAAAGACTGGGATAAAGGCCTTTTTTGGGTAACTAAATATGGAGAATACCCCAATATAACGGAAGAACTCAAAAATCTAAATATTCCTACTCTGATAGTCCACTGCAGGCAAGATAAGATAGTACCTCTAGAAAGTGGAAAAAAACTACACCAAATTATTCCAAACTCTCAGCTGGCGATAATGGAAGAATGTGGTCATTTACCCCATGAAGAAAAACCAAGTGAATTCCTTCAAATTTTAAGCGACTTCTTGAACGAATAA